Proteins found in one Serinicoccus marinus DSM 15273 genomic segment:
- a CDS encoding ABC transporter substrate-binding protein has product MKNRRVAIAATSAALALVLSSCAESERDSGSDAGGDEQGSGSSEEAGGGETSDATFVFGAAGAPATFDPFYASDGETFRVTRQIYQNLIGIEPGGTEGVPELATSWESEDGLTWTFELQEGVTFHDGTDFNAEAVCANFERWADQNETGQLPAAAYYYGNDFGFGDDSLYESCEATDELTATVVVSRVTGKFPMVLSQSSYAIQSPTAMEEYDANGITAEGDALVFPEYAQEHPTGTGPFTFESYDNAGGTVTLARNEDFWGETAGVATLVFNIIPDENARRQELEAGTINGYDLPNPVDWQALEEAGQQVLIRDPFNVLYLALNPVADEQLEDPLVRQALYHAINREQLVASQLPEGASVATQFMPDTVSGWNGDIAPYEYDVERAQELLEEAGASDLTIELWYPSEVTRPYMPDPQRVFDAVRTDWEAAGITVEPVTKPWNGGYIDDTTSSRAPAYFLGWTGDLNSADNFLCAFFCGDDNQFGTSAYDWNSDLQEQLQAADAEADEATREQLYTELNANIMSEDWLPGLPLSHSPPAIVVGPNVEGLVPSPLTAEDFSTITLSE; this is encoded by the coding sequence ATGAAGAACCGCAGGGTCGCGATCGCCGCGACCAGTGCAGCTCTGGCCCTCGTCCTGAGCTCGTGCGCGGAGTCCGAGCGCGACTCGGGCTCGGACGCGGGCGGAGACGAGCAGGGCTCCGGATCGTCGGAGGAGGCCGGCGGCGGCGAGACCTCCGACGCGACGTTCGTCTTCGGCGCGGCGGGCGCCCCGGCGACCTTCGACCCGTTCTACGCCAGCGACGGCGAGACCTTCCGGGTCACCCGGCAGATCTACCAGAACCTCATCGGCATCGAGCCCGGCGGCACCGAGGGCGTGCCCGAGCTGGCCACCAGCTGGGAGAGCGAGGACGGCCTCACCTGGACCTTCGAGCTGCAGGAGGGCGTGACCTTCCACGACGGCACGGACTTCAACGCCGAGGCCGTCTGCGCCAACTTCGAGCGCTGGGCCGACCAGAACGAGACCGGCCAGCTCCCGGCCGCGGCCTACTACTACGGCAACGACTTCGGCTTCGGGGACGACAGCCTCTACGAGTCGTGCGAGGCCACCGACGAGCTCACCGCCACGGTGGTCGTCAGCCGCGTGACCGGCAAGTTCCCGATGGTGCTCTCGCAGTCCTCCTACGCCATCCAGTCACCCACCGCGATGGAGGAGTACGACGCCAACGGCATCACCGCCGAGGGCGACGCGCTCGTCTTCCCGGAGTACGCCCAGGAGCACCCGACCGGGACCGGGCCCTTCACCTTCGAGTCCTACGACAACGCCGGTGGCACCGTGACGCTCGCCCGCAACGAGGACTTCTGGGGCGAGACCGCCGGGGTCGCCACCCTCGTCTTCAACATCATCCCGGACGAGAACGCCCGCCGGCAGGAGCTCGAGGCCGGCACCATCAACGGTTACGACCTGCCCAACCCGGTCGACTGGCAGGCGCTCGAGGAGGCCGGTCAGCAGGTCCTCATCCGTGACCCGTTCAACGTGCTCTACCTGGCGCTGAACCCGGTCGCCGACGAGCAGCTCGAGGACCCGCTGGTGCGGCAGGCGCTCTACCACGCCATCAATCGCGAGCAGCTGGTCGCCAGCCAGCTCCCGGAGGGCGCCTCGGTGGCCACCCAGTTCATGCCGGACACGGTGAGCGGCTGGAACGGCGACATCGCCCCCTACGAGTACGACGTGGAGCGCGCGCAGGAGCTGCTCGAGGAGGCCGGCGCGTCCGACCTCACGATCGAGCTGTGGTACCCCTCGGAGGTGACCCGGCCCTACATGCCGGACCCGCAGCGCGTCTTCGACGCGGTCCGCACCGACTGGGAGGCCGCGGGCATCACCGTCGAGCCGGTCACCAAGCCGTGGAACGGTGGCTACATCGACGACACGACGAGCTCGCGGGCGCCCGCCTACTTCCTGGGCTGGACCGGTGACCTCAACTCGGCGGACAACTTCCTGTGCGCCTTCTTCTGCGGTGACGACAACCAGTTCGGGACCAGCGCCTACGACTGGAACTCCGACCTGCAGGAGCAGCTCCAGGCCGCCGACGCCGAGGCCGACGAGGCGACGCGCGAGCAGCTCTACACCGAGCTCAACGCCAACATCATGAGCGAGGACTGGCTGCCCGGCCTGCCGCTGTCGCACAGCCCGCCCGCGATCGTGGTCGGCCCGAACGTCGAGGGCCTGGTCCCCAGCCCGCTCACGGCTGAGGACTTCTCGACCATCACGCTGAGCGAGTGA
- a CDS encoding ABC transporter permease — translation MDALAEAGTLSAGEGVSLWQSAWRRLRRDPVFLVGLAIVTVFVIIAAIAPWLAPHDPAARLLISQVTPATPIPPAQEGFPLGADNAGRDTLSRLLVGARQTLIVGVMATLGGLLGGMTLGTIAGGIGGWADSVVMRIVDVMLSIPSLLMAFSIAALFARPSQWTVIAAIAIIQVPIFARLLRGSMISQRHSDHVLAARALGVRPAAIVFRHMLPNSLGPVIVQGTLVLAVSIIDAAALSFLGLGSQDDSVPEWGQMLGKAQVFFNSYPHVAVYPAVCIIVVALGFTLMGESLREALDPKSRR, via the coding sequence ATCGACGCGCTGGCCGAGGCCGGCACCCTCTCCGCGGGCGAGGGTGTCAGCCTGTGGCAGAGCGCGTGGCGCCGGCTGCGGCGCGACCCGGTCTTCCTCGTCGGGCTCGCCATCGTCACCGTCTTCGTCATCATCGCGGCGATCGCCCCCTGGCTCGCGCCGCACGACCCCGCGGCCCGGCTGCTCATCTCCCAGGTCACGCCGGCGACGCCCATCCCCCCGGCCCAGGAGGGCTTCCCGCTGGGGGCCGACAACGCCGGGCGCGACACCCTCTCCCGGCTCCTCGTCGGCGCCCGGCAGACCCTCATCGTCGGCGTCATGGCCACCCTCGGCGGGCTGCTCGGCGGCATGACCCTCGGCACGATCGCCGGCGGCATCGGCGGGTGGGCGGACAGCGTGGTGATGCGCATCGTCGACGTGATGCTGTCGATCCCCTCGCTGCTCATGGCCTTCTCGATCGCGGCGCTCTTCGCCCGGCCGAGCCAGTGGACGGTCATCGCCGCCATCGCGATCATCCAGGTGCCGATCTTCGCGCGGTTGCTGCGCGGGTCGATGATCTCGCAGCGGCACAGCGACCACGTGCTGGCGGCGCGGGCGCTCGGGGTGCGGCCCGCGGCCATCGTCTTCCGGCACATGCTGCCCAACTCGCTCGGGCCGGTCATCGTCCAGGGCACCCTCGTCCTCGCGGTCTCGATCATCGACGCGGCGGCGCTGTCCTTCCTCGGCCTCGGCAGCCAGGACGACTCGGTGCCCGAGTGGGGACAGATGCTGGGCAAGGCACAGGTCTTCTTCAACTCCTACCCGCACGTCGCGGTCTACCCGGCGGTGTGCATCATCGTCGTCGCGCTCGGCTTCACCCTCATGGGCGAGTCGTTGCGGGAGGCCCTCGACCCGAAGTCCCGGCGCTGA
- a CDS encoding ABC transporter ATP-binding protein, producing MSTATREETGARSESAQDLLVDVRGLKVHFPIKKGVIMDRTVGHVYAVDGMDVQIRRGETYGLVGESGCGKSTFGRAVLQLEPITEGEVHFDGVDLSTLKGEKLRGQRRHMQMVFQDPLGSLDPRQTVEQLLLEGMRAHGMAKDGKAARQRLSELLTAVGLPAAALSKYPHEFSGGQRQRVGIARALSVDPQLIVADEPVSALDVSVQAQVINLLGDLQEEFGLTYLVIAHDLAVVRHISDRIGVMYLGSLVEEADAQDLYDSPLHPYTRALLSAVPVPDPTVEDTREQILLVGDLPSPANPPAGCRFHTRCPWRQETRCDDERPQLREVQIEGVPGTHRVACHYAEQIASGELPRHTVDAAQEGEDQPYWAGPEEDEDVSSAGFAARDMPDTGG from the coding sequence ATGAGCACCGCCACCCGGGAGGAGACCGGCGCCAGGTCGGAGTCCGCGCAGGACCTGCTCGTCGACGTCCGCGGGCTCAAGGTGCACTTCCCGATCAAGAAGGGCGTCATCATGGACCGCACGGTCGGCCACGTCTACGCGGTGGACGGCATGGACGTCCAGATCCGGCGCGGCGAGACCTACGGCCTGGTCGGCGAGTCCGGCTGCGGCAAGTCGACGTTCGGCCGGGCGGTGCTGCAGCTCGAGCCCATCACCGAGGGCGAGGTCCACTTCGACGGGGTCGACCTGTCCACCCTCAAGGGCGAGAAGCTGCGCGGTCAGCGGCGGCACATGCAGATGGTCTTCCAGGACCCGCTCGGCAGCCTGGACCCGCGACAGACCGTGGAGCAGCTGCTCCTGGAGGGGATGCGCGCCCACGGCATGGCCAAGGACGGCAAGGCCGCCCGGCAGCGACTGTCCGAGCTGCTGACCGCTGTCGGCCTGCCCGCAGCCGCCCTCTCGAAGTACCCGCACGAGTTCTCCGGGGGCCAGCGCCAGCGGGTCGGCATCGCCCGGGCGCTGTCGGTCGACCCGCAGCTCATCGTCGCCGACGAGCCGGTGAGCGCCCTGGACGTCTCGGTGCAGGCCCAGGTCATCAACCTGCTCGGTGACCTGCAGGAGGAGTTCGGGCTGACCTACCTGGTCATCGCGCACGACCTGGCGGTGGTCCGCCACATCAGCGACCGGATCGGGGTGATGTACCTCGGGTCCTTGGTCGAGGAGGCGGACGCGCAGGACCTCTACGACAGCCCCTTGCACCCCTATACCCGCGCGCTGCTCTCGGCCGTGCCCGTCCCCGACCCCACGGTCGAGGACACCCGTGAGCAGATCCTGCTCGTGGGCGACCTGCCCTCCCCCGCCAACCCGCCGGCCGGCTGCCGGTTCCACACCCGTTGCCCCTGGCGCCAGGAGACCCGCTGCGACGACGAGCGTCCGCAGCTGCGCGAGGTGCAGATCGAGGGAGTCCCCGGCACCCACCGGGTGGCCTGCCACTACGCCGAGCAGATCGCCTCCGGAGAGCTGCCACGGCATACCGTCGACGCCGCCCAGGAGGGCGAGGACCAGCCCTACTGGGCCGGGCCGGAGGAGGACGAGGACGTCAGCAGCGCCGGCTTCGCGGCCCGCGACATGCCGGACACCGGCGGCTGA
- a CDS encoding type 1 glutamine amidotransferase — protein MRPASARVLVVQHEDKAPPGLLLPWLERAGLTCEVLPAHEGYALPATLTEHVALVVLGGSMSATDDREHRWLLPTRALITSVVAGGMPFLGICLGHQLATVALGGEVAAHPQGRTRGLLPWSPTPAGRTDPLTHVLDERDELLHWNGDIATVLPRSAEVLARAPDGTVQAVRLGARAWGVQFHPEVDADIVLGWTEGQQPEAEVAALHELRSRQDELHPAWERLLRRFGELASAPAALPA, from the coding sequence ATGAGACCAGCGAGCGCACGGGTGCTCGTCGTCCAGCACGAGGACAAGGCGCCGCCCGGCCTGCTCCTGCCCTGGCTGGAGCGTGCGGGGTTGACCTGCGAGGTGCTCCCCGCGCACGAGGGGTATGCCCTCCCCGCGACCCTGACCGAGCACGTCGCGCTCGTCGTCCTCGGCGGCTCCATGTCCGCGACCGACGACCGCGAGCACCGCTGGCTGCTGCCGACCCGGGCCCTGATCACCTCTGTCGTCGCCGGCGGTATGCCCTTCCTCGGCATCTGCCTGGGGCACCAGCTCGCGACGGTGGCGCTCGGCGGGGAGGTGGCGGCCCACCCGCAGGGGCGCACGCGGGGCCTGCTGCCCTGGTCGCCCACCCCGGCCGGGCGGACCGACCCGCTCACCCACGTGCTCGACGAGCGGGACGAGCTGCTGCACTGGAACGGCGACATCGCGACGGTGCTCCCCAGGTCAGCCGAGGTCCTCGCCCGGGCTCCCGACGGCACGGTCCAGGCGGTGCGCCTCGGTGCCCGCGCCTGGGGGGTGCAGTTCCATCCCGAGGTCGACGCCGACATCGTCCTCGGGTGGACCGAGGGACAGCAGCCCGAAGCGGAGGTCGCCGCCCTGCACGAGCTGCGCTCCCGGCAGGACGAGCTCCACCCGGCGTGGGAGCGGCTGCTGCGTCGCTTCGGCGAGCTCGCGAGCGCCCCCGCGGCGCTGCCGGCCTGA